A genomic stretch from Orcinus orca chromosome 14, mOrcOrc1.1, whole genome shotgun sequence includes:
- the LOC101283318 gene encoding 60S ribosomal protein L21-like, which yields MTNTKGKRRGTRYMFSRPFRKHGVVPLASYMRIYKKGDIVVIKGMGTVQKGMPHKCPHGKTGRVYNVTQHAVGTVVNKGKILAKRINVRIEHIKHPKSRDSFLKRVKENDQKKKEAKEKGTWVELKRQPAPHVMSTNGKEPELLEPIPYEVMT from the coding sequence ATGACCAAcacaaagggaaagaggaggggcaCCCGCTACATGTTCTCTAGGCCTTTTAGAAAACATGGAGTTGTTCCTTTGGCCTCATACATGCGAATCTACAAGAAAGGTGATATTGTAGTTATCAAGGGAATGGGCACTGTTCAAAAAGGAATGCCCCACAAGTGTCCCCATGGCAAAACCGGGAGAGTCTACAATGTTACCCAGCATGCTGTTGGCACTGTTGTAAACAAGGGCAAGATTCTTGCCAAGAGAATTAATGTGCGTATTGAGCATATTAAGCACCCTAAGAGCCGAGATAGCTTCCTGAAACGGGTGaaggaaaatgatcagaaaaagaaggaagccaaAGAGAAAGGGACTTGGGTTGAGCTGAAGCGCCAGCCTGCTCCACACGTCATGAGCACCAATGGAAAGGAGCCTGAACTGTTGGAACCCATTCCCTATGAAGTCATGACATGA